TGGGTGCTGCGTAACGGGTGCGTCGCGAGGACGTTCCATGGGCGGCTTCCTTTTGCTAGCTCATGGGGTCAATGCACGTGACCACGACTTTCGAAACGGAATGCCTCGTCGAACAGCTCGACCCTGCAGCACTTGCCGCCGCCGCAGCAGCGCTCGAACCCGTAGCCCCGGAAGCTTCAGCACCGATCAAGCGATCCAGCCGGACAGTCCTGGTACTGTCGGTGTGTGCCCTGGCCATCAATGGCTCGGCGGCGATCTACACGTTGCCGTCCGAGTTTCCGTCGCTGAATGTCAGCCGCCTGGCCGACCTCTTTCCGCGCGGGGAAGCCTCCGCGCCCAAACCGGATCCGGTTGTCGCGGCCCTGAAGGACATTCAGGCGGCCCAGCAGCAACACACGGCTTTGCTGCAGGAGAACAATCAAGCTTCGCAGCAGAATGCAGCTCTGCTGCAGCAGGACTCAATGGTGCTGCTGTCCCTGCGCCAAAGCATCACGGATGAACGGGTCGACGTGAGGAAGATATCTTCGCAGCTGTCCACGCTCATCGCGAAGGTCGATACGCTGCAAAATGTGATGATGTCGGACGTCACGTCCTCCATTCGACGAGCGAATGCCCGCTATGGACTGTCCGCAGCGATGCGCAAACGGATGGTGCGGGAGCCGAAACCCGTCGGGCCGGTTTCGGTTGGCGGAGCTCCGCTGAGCACGCCGGCGCCGGTTTCAGCCCCGGAAAGCTGAAGACCCGTCAGGCCAAGCGGATACGCCGAGAATCCATTTTCACGGACTGCGGCGTATCCGAGGCTGCTGGACACTCGGCTGCGGTAAGGCCTGCTGCTGGAAGAGAAGGCGGCGGTTTTCCTTGCACGTCACGTTCGACCGCCCGGACGCGGACCACAGGCATTGCTCCCTCGTCGAATACGAGCAGTCGCCGGAAGGGCCAAGCTCCCCACCATAGACGCACCAAGGATAGTCATAGGAAACGGGAGGCGCGGGGCCTGCGACGGCGGCCGTCCCGGCGGCCAGCAAGGCGAATATGACGAGTATTGTGCGCATATTCGTGTGTCCTCTCGTAAGGTTGGGGTGAGGACCTCTAAATCATCGCCTCCTGATCGAAAATCAAGACTGTGATCGGCTGACTTTGTCGTGCTTGCGCCTCGGCTGGATATCTGGGCTGAGCTTGGCGTGGTTCGACGCGTTGATCCCGGCATCAATTCAACAAGACCGGGACCGGAGAGACTTGCGTTCAATTATTGTGCTTCGGCCTCCAGCCATATTCCTGATGTGGGATCGTGGCTGTGATGTCGAGATCTTTGCTCGCCGACAGACGCCAAGCCGCCACCCCGAAGCACAAGGTCAGGGTCAGGGTGACGGCAAGCAGAAGTATCGAGACGAAATGGCTCACGCTGTACGCTCCACAATTTGAAACTATGAGTGGAGAGCGAGCACGAGTTTCTGATTCGAAAAATGCAGGCGCGCTGACCTAGAGGCGGATTTCCACATCAGTTGCATCATTCAATCACATGATTCAATCATATGGGCCGAAAGCGCTTATCAGCACTGACGGGTGCGTTTTTACCCCTGTCTGGAATGGGGGAATGACGGTGACCGTGCATTCAACAAGCGTCGTTCGTATCAACGCCGAGGTAGTCTCATGGTAGCCGTCAGCTGAAGCGCCCGGCCTCGTCGAACAACTCGACCCTGAAGCACTTGCAGCGGCAGTCGCAGCCCGGTCGTGCTTTTCAGCAATTCGTGACTTGTTGCAGCGATGTCCGCATCCCAGCTCCACCATGTGCGATCAGATGTATGGAGTAGGCAAATGCGTACCCTTTTGGCGACGTTCCTCGCGGTGGCCTCGCTGACGCAGGCCCACGCAGAGGCGAAGGTGAAGAATCCGGATGCCTCGTGCAGCTATACATTAGCAAGCGGGCAAACGTACGAGATCCCCGCGGGCCAGAATCTCTGTTGGCGTGTCCCTCCGCCCTCTTACAAGACGTACACGCTCCTGCGTTGTGATCCGCCATTTCAGGAACTCAACCGGGTCGGGCCGGGCGATGGACGCTGCAACAAGTTCGAGGAACGCCAATAACCGCGGCCGGATACGCGCCCTCGGTCTTCGGGATGCTCCGCAAATTGTTGGATTGGTAGACGGAGACCCGATCCTGCAAGGGGTTCAGGCGGACAGGTGAAGGCGACGTCTGATCTCGGGACCATTGTCGAGCGCTTCGTACTCGGGCCCGAAGGCGCGCTTGTGCCGATGACGGAAGGATCAATCAAGCCTGTCGCGCTGGAGCGGCGCCATGTCGGGATCGTCCTGGTGAGGCGCTAAAGCTTCGACGTCCAGCCGAGCTGCTGCACGGCCCGATTGCACTCACGACGGTCAGGCGGACCGGTCCCAGTCTTCCGCGCAAGCATCGCTTGGTCAGCCAGGACCGTGAGGTGGCTCGTAAGCCGGTCGAACACGTCCCGCTTGGCTGGATCGGTTGCGAGATCGCGGATCAGGGCAAATTCGGCCGTATCTTTTCGGAGTTTTTCGATCTGCGACAGATAGTCCTTTATTTGCAATCACTCCGTTTCCCGTCATGGAAAGTGCAGGCAATGTACGAAAGCGAACAGAAGTGATTGCCAATTTTGCCTAGTCTGCGCTGGCTTTGGTCTTCCCAAGGTCCAAAGCAACCTCCAGCGGCCCCGGCCTTCACACCCCTAAAGCCCCCACGGTCGGGGCCGTCATTGGCGACCATCGATAGCATGACCTCCCAATCGTACCTCCGTGGAGCCGGGCCTTTTCGAAGCGCTCGCGACATGGGGGCGTTGAGCCATTTGGCAGCACACGGGCCCGACTACGGCGCAGCACTTTCAACAAGGACCGCCGCCTCGCCACGCACTTCTTGCTTGCAAAGGTTTCCCGGTTATCCGGTCGGGGCTTGGGGTGTAGTGGGGGGCGTTAATGGGCGCTTGTGATCGGACCGCTGCTCTGAAACGTCGTTTCGACGAGCTTGTTTCCGGGCTTGCCGAGTTAGAAAATTTGCGCTCGCGCGTGTTCGCGGCCGAGCACATGCGAGAGGGGTCTTGCGTCGAGTGCAAACCGGCCGCAGCAATTCGCCCCAGTGCCAGGCCCAAATCATCATCGGCAAAACCCGATCGGCCAAAGACGCACTTGGCGCGGCCGCCCAGCGCCGAGCGATGACGCCGGATGCTGGGCCTTCGGCGATGCCAACGCCGTAATTACGGTGACAGTGCACTTAAGGGGGAAGGTCGCAGATATTCCACGCCTAGCCGTTAGTGCACTGTCACCGTAACTCTTGCATCTTGTGCAGTTTCCCCGCTTTCGGGGCCGTGAGTGAACGTAGCAACTGTTCAGCTCGCTCCTTCGTCAAATTGGCCGCCATGTAAGCCCCGATCAACGCGGGGCCCTTGCGTTCTCGATCGTAAATCATCCAACCCTTGCCTCCCATTCGAACGAAAAATCGGCTCTGCGGCGGAATCTCGTCAGTCAACGAAGCAGCTCCCGGTTTGCCCAGCCATAGCAGGGGAGCGCATTCATCTTCGTAGATTCATTAGCATATGTGAATCGCGCCGGGGAAAAGCGGCAGTGTTTCCTTTCCGGCTCAGTTTCATTTTAGAAACCAAGTCCGACCGACTTCGTTAGCGGTTCGTCATTAACGGCTGAAGGATGCGCTATGACCGAGCGCCGCCGCAGAGTGAAGCAAGTCCTCTCCCTAGAGGAGCCAATGGCCGAACTGGCCGCGAAGCTCAAAGAGCAGGCCCGTCAGCTACCAGTTGGGACGGAACGCGAGGGCTTGCTCAAGCGAGCCAGGATTGCCGAGACCGGAGCGCGCCTGAGCGATTGGCTGCGCTCGCCAGGCTTGCAGCCACCAAAGTGAACGAGTGATCATGGGGATCGAACGCATGCACACGCCAAAGTATTGGCGGATGCGCGCGGAGGAATTCCGCACCAAGGCCGACAACTGCGAACTTGAGCAAACCAGAAGAGCGCTCAACAAGGTTGCAGCGACTTATGAGGCGTTAGCCGAACGCGCCGGGCAAATCCGCATAGGCCAAGACGCGGCAGAGTAAGGCCGCCCAGTCTGGCGGCCTCTTCATTGTCTTGGACGTGACACCAATCCGACCGCAGTTGCGGGTGTCCAAACACGGGCGGCCGAACCGAAAGGGGCCGCCTTTCAGCGACCCCTTGCCGGGTAAAATCTTGTTCGGAATGAAATGCCAGCCCCGACGACAACGACCGTAGCGGCATCAAAATGCCAAATGAATCCGGTCAAATACCGTTCGTCCCGCTGTCCTAACATGCCTGCGCGTGTTCCCGATTACCCAACTCCCCTAAGTTGATATGGGAGGGATCGTCATCTCCGTTTCAGGCGTTAAAGCCCGACCAGCAATAGGGTCACGGAAGCGGACATGACGCCCATAAAGATTTTCGTTTATCGGCCAGATGGCCTGTCCGAGAGGAAAGCTATTGAGGAAGCCCGCCGGGCCATCGCTGAATCAATAAGGGTGCTCGAAAGCCATCCGCCGCCCGATACCTTCCTAGGCCGCCAAACCCACGAGCCCATTCCCTTGTCTCACGATCGACAGAACTGAACTTGTAACTGGCCTCTTTTGGTCTCCGAGCGCAGACTGGATCCAGGCAGGAACCGGCAATGACGCTGGATGAAAGGATCGCTATGGCGCAGCGCCACGTCGAGAGTGGCCGGCTAATCGTTGAGCGCCAGCGGGCGATTGTTGCCCGACACAGGATGCTAGCCTCAATCGACCTTCTAAAACTGTTCGAGCAGACACAGCAGATATTCGAGTTGGACTTGGCCGATTTGCTCGAGAAGAAGTAAGGCCTCCTCAGTGAGAGCCGTCGCGTTCTCCCTGGCGGGCCTTCGTTTGCATAGGTGAATGTCTAGCCCACTCGATGCGGTATCCTACCCGAATGCGATCAGACGACATGAGAGCCAAGGCCAAAGAGTGTATGGCCAGCGCGGCTGCGGGCAACCCAATGACCCAATACTTCTACACGCAGGCCGCCCGGCAATGGACTGATATGGCCGAACAGTTGGAGCCTCTGGAGCGTGAGCCGGTGTATCGGCGGATACAGAGCCGGGAGGATTAAGACCCCCTCAGTTGGCGGCCTTCAGGGCCGAGGTGGCAGATCGCCGCCGCGCTCGCCAATCGCCCGCTCAACTTCGCCGGCGAGCACGCTCAAATGTTCGGCCAGCCGGGCAAAGAGGTCTCGTTTCTTCGGGTCGGTTGCTAGATCCCGAATTAGGGCGCATTCAGCAGCGCCGGTTTGGAGCTTCTCCAACTGAATCCGCATGTCCTGCATTGCGGGGTACTCCGCTACGGTAGCGGAACTCTACACCGCTATGTGCCAAAGTGGACAGAACTGATTGCCGAATTTTCCTAGCCTCGCCAAACTTGGTGATCCCATTACCGCCAAGGACCTTAAGGCCTTGGCATAAAGGGCTGTGCCGAGGCCTTTTCTATTCGCGTCCGTTCGCATCTGATCGGCCGCTCGTGAGTGCCGAACTCACGAGGACTGTTTCGCGCGGTGCGCCACGATTGCAATCTCGGGATTGCCC
This genomic stretch from Bradyrhizobium sp. CCGB12 harbors:
- a CDS encoding DUF3551 domain-containing protein, whose protein sequence is MRTILVIFALLAAGTAAVAGPAPPVSYDYPWCVYGGELGPSGDCSYSTREQCLWSASGRSNVTCKENRRLLFQQQALPQPSVQQPRIRRSP